The following are from one region of the Mycolicibacterium diernhoferi genome:
- a CDS encoding RNA polymerase-binding protein RbpA, which yields MADRVLRGSRLGAVSYETDRNHDLAPRQVARYRTDNGEEFEVPFADDAEIPGTWPCKNGMEGTLIDGDVPEPKKVKPPRTHWDMLLERRSVEELEELLKERLDIIKTRRRG from the coding sequence ATGGCTGATCGTGTTCTGAGGGGTAGCCGGCTCGGTGCCGTGAGCTATGAGACCGACCGCAACCATGACTTGGCGCCCCGCCAGGTGGCGCGCTACCGCACCGATAACGGCGAAGAGTTCGAGGTGCCGTTCGCCGACGACGCCGAGATCCCCGGCACCTGGCCGTGCAAGAACGGCATGGAGGGCACGCTGATCGACGGCGACGTCCCCGAGCCGAAGAAGGTCAAGCCGCCGCGTACCCACTGGGACATGCTGCTGGAGCGGCGCTCGGTGGAAGAGCTCGAGGAACTGCTCAAGGAGCGCCTCGACATCATCAAGACCCGTCGGCGCGGCTGA
- a CDS encoding polyprenol monophosphomannose synthase produces the protein MSDQVSPSRRTLVIIPTYNERENLPLIVGRVHAALPDVHILVVDDGSPDGTGQLADELSLADPDRIHVMHRVSKDGLGAAYLAGFDWGLSREYTVLVEMDADGSHAPEELPRLLAAVDGGADLAIGSRYVPGGTVRNWPWRRLALSRTANTYSRVLLGVDINDITAGYRAYRREVLEKIDLSAVDSKGYCFQIDLTWRAINAGFTVVEVPITFSERELGVSKMSGSNIREAMFKVAEWGMRGRLDRARGVSTRPAAL, from the coding sequence ATGAGCGATCAGGTGTCGCCCAGCCGGCGCACGCTGGTGATCATCCCTACCTACAACGAACGGGAAAACCTGCCGCTGATCGTGGGGCGGGTCCATGCTGCGCTACCCGACGTGCACATCCTCGTCGTCGACGACGGCAGCCCGGATGGCACCGGCCAGCTGGCCGACGAGCTCTCGCTGGCCGATCCCGACCGTATCCACGTCATGCACCGGGTCAGCAAGGACGGCCTGGGTGCGGCGTACCTGGCCGGCTTCGACTGGGGGCTGAGCCGCGAGTACACCGTGCTGGTCGAGATGGACGCCGACGGTAGCCACGCCCCGGAGGAACTGCCCCGTCTGCTGGCTGCCGTGGACGGCGGCGCGGATCTGGCGATCGGGTCGCGGTATGTGCCCGGCGGCACCGTGCGCAACTGGCCGTGGCGCCGGCTGGCCCTGTCCCGTACCGCGAACACCTACTCCCGGGTGCTGCTCGGGGTCGACATCAACGACATCACCGCCGGCTACCGCGCCTACCGGCGGGAGGTGCTGGAGAAGATCGACCTGTCCGCGGTGGACTCCAAGGGCTACTGCTTCCAGATCGACCTGACCTGGCGGGCCATCAACGCCGGGTTCACGGTGGTGGAGGTGCCCATCACGTTCTCCGAACGCGAGTTGGGCGTGTCCAAGATGAGCGGATCCAACATCCGCGAGGCGATGTTCAAGGTCGCCGAGTGGGGTATGCGGGGGCGGCTGGACCGGGCCAGGGGAGTCAGCACGAGGCCCGCGGCGCTGTAA
- a CDS encoding carboxylesterase/lipase family protein, protein MHEHTVRVRINTGTVEGFTRNGVHRWRSIPYAKPPVGALRYRAPVPAEPWPGVRYCHGFTYCAPQDRMYTLLGVGKYQPMSEDCLTLNVVAPESPEDDGPLPVMFFIHGGGYILGSSATPVYDGVALARRGCVFVSVNYRLGALGCLDLSALSTPEHPIDGNLFLADLVLALKWVQENIAVFGGDPDNVTIFGESAGAHAVATLLAVPAARGLFAQAISQSPASGMQSGPETAAAFAEQFAGVLGASARDGAAAVMSARPAELVAALRELVIRGGQDMPGAFPVGPTWGTEMLPQDPVEAMRAGNAHRVPLIVGTNADEGKLFTRFLKLLPTDEASIEALLAAAGPETRDRIVSAYPDYPSKAACIRLGGDFTFGTAAWDISHAHSAHAPTYTYRYDYAPRLLDMSGMGATHATELLAVFGIYRTRLGGLLTAAGDRASARRVSREVQARWGEFSRTGSPGEGWPRHDESMRAVLVFDRQTRLHYDPDADRRRAWQGFTLAAR, encoded by the coding sequence ATGCACGAACACACCGTCCGGGTCCGCATCAACACCGGAACCGTCGAGGGATTCACCCGCAACGGCGTGCACCGCTGGCGGTCGATCCCGTACGCCAAGCCCCCGGTCGGCGCCCTGCGCTACCGGGCGCCGGTCCCCGCCGAGCCGTGGCCCGGGGTGCGGTACTGCCACGGATTCACCTACTGCGCACCGCAGGACAGGATGTACACGCTGCTCGGGGTGGGCAAGTACCAGCCGATGAGCGAGGACTGCCTGACCCTCAATGTGGTGGCCCCGGAATCCCCCGAGGATGACGGCCCGCTGCCGGTGATGTTCTTCATCCACGGGGGCGGCTACATCCTGGGTAGTTCGGCCACCCCGGTGTACGACGGGGTGGCGCTGGCCCGGCGCGGATGCGTGTTCGTGTCGGTCAACTACCGACTCGGCGCCCTGGGCTGCCTGGATCTGTCGGCGCTGTCCACCCCGGAGCACCCGATCGACGGCAACCTCTTCCTGGCCGATCTGGTGCTGGCGCTGAAGTGGGTGCAGGAGAACATCGCGGTGTTCGGTGGCGACCCGGACAACGTCACCATCTTCGGGGAGAGCGCCGGGGCGCACGCGGTGGCCACCCTGCTCGCGGTGCCCGCCGCGCGCGGCCTTTTCGCGCAGGCGATCTCGCAGAGCCCGGCCAGCGGGATGCAGAGCGGCCCGGAGACCGCCGCCGCATTCGCCGAACAGTTCGCCGGGGTGCTGGGCGCGTCGGCGCGCGACGGCGCCGCGGCCGTGATGTCCGCGCGCCCGGCCGAATTGGTGGCGGCGCTGCGGGAACTGGTGATCCGCGGCGGCCAGGACATGCCGGGCGCCTTCCCGGTCGGGCCCACCTGGGGTACCGAGATGTTGCCGCAGGACCCGGTCGAGGCCATGCGCGCCGGCAATGCGCACCGGGTGCCGCTGATCGTCGGCACCAACGCCGATGAGGGCAAGTTGTTCACCCGCTTCCTGAAGCTGCTGCCCACCGACGAGGCCAGCATCGAGGCGCTGCTGGCCGCGGCCGGCCCCGAAACCCGGGACCGGATCGTGTCCGCCTATCCGGACTATCCGAGCAAGGCGGCGTGTATCCGGCTGGGCGGGGACTTCACCTTCGGCACCGCCGCCTGGGACATCTCCCACGCGCACAGCGCCCACGCCCCGACCTACACCTACCGCTACGACTACGCGCCCCGCCTGCTGGACATGTCGGGCATGGGGGCCACCCACGCCACCGAACTGCTCGCGGTCTTCGGTATCTACCGCACCCGGCTCGGTGGGCTGCTCACCGCCGCCGGTGACCGCGCCTCGGCGCGCCGGGTCAGCCGGGAGGTGCAGGCCCGTTGGGGTGAGTTCAGCCGCACCGGCAGTCCCGGCGAGGGTTGGCCGCGTCACGACGAGAGCATGCGCGCGGTGCTGGTGTTCGATCGGCAGACCCGGCTTCATTACGACCCCGACGCCGACCGGCGCCGGGCCTGGCAGGGGTTCACGCTGGCCGCGCGTTAG
- the lnt gene encoding apolipoprotein N-acyltransferase: protein MPDVDAPDADADAEVSEQQVTPDGRAIRFLRAAGQALTVRLIRLAASLTGGVLMYLSFPPVGWWWAAFPSLALLGWVLTRSQTTRAGGFGYGLLFGLAFYLPLLPWIGGLVGTGPWLALSLLQALFPAVFGLLAVLVRGLPGWPVWFAAEWVVAEWLKSSVPFGGFPWGVVAYGQAEGPLVPLAQIGGAPLVSAAVALVGFSLTALLLEVVLWWRRTHPAAGSDAARPEAVLPGVCICVVLLATALVWPGVRQAGVGAGEHPSVTVAAVQGNVPRLGLDFNAQRRAVLDNHVAETLRLAQDVRAGRAPQPMVVIWPENASDIDPLRNTDAAAAISEAARAIQAPILVGTVLAAPGYTRSSPVATNTVLVWEPETGPQDRHDKRIVQPFGEYLPWRSFFKRFSSYADRAGYFQPGEGSGVVQAAGIPIGVATCWEVIFDRAVRHSVRNGAQLLAVPTNNATFDAAMSAQQLAFARLRAVEHDRYVVVAGTTGISAVIAPDGHALSSTEFFEPAYLDNAVRLKSNITFATDWGPVVQWVLVGFGLAGVIAAMLHNGRFVRVRKKAGTRTRNGSQDELTEQEQPGEGSEDEGTA, encoded by the coding sequence ATGCCTGACGTCGACGCCCCCGACGCTGACGCCGACGCCGAGGTGTCCGAGCAGCAGGTCACCCCCGACGGCCGGGCGATCCGATTCCTGCGCGCCGCCGGGCAGGCGCTGACCGTCCGGCTGATCCGGCTCGCGGCGTCGCTGACCGGCGGTGTGCTGATGTACCTGAGCTTCCCGCCGGTCGGCTGGTGGTGGGCGGCGTTCCCGTCGCTGGCGCTGCTGGGATGGGTGCTGACCCGCAGCCAGACCACCCGGGCCGGCGGATTCGGATACGGCCTGCTGTTCGGGCTCGCCTTCTATCTGCCCCTGCTGCCCTGGATCGGTGGTCTGGTCGGCACCGGGCCGTGGCTCGCGTTGTCCCTGCTGCAGGCGCTGTTCCCGGCGGTGTTCGGGCTGTTGGCCGTGCTGGTGCGCGGTCTGCCCGGCTGGCCGGTGTGGTTCGCCGCGGAATGGGTGGTTGCGGAGTGGCTGAAATCGAGTGTGCCGTTCGGTGGGTTCCCGTGGGGTGTGGTGGCCTACGGGCAGGCCGAGGGGCCGCTGGTGCCGCTAGCCCAGATCGGTGGCGCGCCGCTGGTCTCGGCCGCGGTGGCGCTGGTCGGGTTCAGCCTGACCGCGCTCCTGCTGGAGGTGGTGCTGTGGTGGCGGCGCACGCATCCCGCCGCCGGGTCGGACGCCGCCCGGCCGGAGGCCGTGCTGCCCGGGGTGTGCATCTGTGTGGTGCTGCTCGCGACCGCGCTGGTGTGGCCCGGGGTGCGGCAGGCCGGGGTGGGCGCCGGTGAGCACCCGTCGGTGACGGTGGCCGCCGTCCAGGGCAATGTGCCGCGGCTGGGGCTGGACTTCAACGCCCAGCGGCGGGCGGTGCTGGACAACCACGTCGCCGAGACGCTGCGCCTCGCCCAGGACGTGCGGGCCGGACGGGCCCCGCAACCGATGGTGGTGATCTGGCCGGAGAACGCCTCCGATATCGACCCGTTGCGCAACACCGATGCCGCCGCCGCGATCTCGGAGGCCGCCCGTGCCATCCAGGCGCCGATCCTGGTGGGGACCGTGCTGGCCGCGCCCGGTTACACCCGCTCCTCCCCGGTCGCGACGAACACGGTGCTGGTGTGGGAGCCGGAGACCGGGCCGCAGGACCGGCACGACAAGCGCATCGTGCAGCCGTTCGGCGAGTATCTGCCGTGGCGCAGCTTCTTCAAACGCTTCTCCTCCTACGCGGACCGGGCCGGCTACTTCCAGCCCGGCGAAGGCAGCGGCGTGGTGCAGGCGGCGGGCATCCCGATCGGTGTGGCCACCTGCTGGGAGGTGATCTTCGACCGCGCCGTCCGGCACTCCGTGCGCAACGGCGCCCAGCTGCTGGCGGTACCGACGAACAACGCGACCTTCGACGCCGCCATGAGCGCCCAGCAGCTGGCCTTCGCCCGGCTGCGGGCCGTCGAGCACGACCGGTACGTCGTGGTCGCCGGGACCACCGGGATCAGCGCGGTGATCGCGCCGGACGGGCACGCCCTGTCCAGCACGGAATTCTTCGAGCCGGCGTACCTGGACAACGCGGTGCGGCTGAAATCGAACATCACCTTCGCCACCGACTGGGGTCCGGTGGTGCAGTGGGTACTGGTGGGATTCGGCCTCGCCGGTGTGATCGCCGCCATGCTGCACAATGGGAGGTTCGTGCGCGTACGCAAAAAGGCCGGAACGCGCACCCGAAACGGCTCGCAGGACGAGCTCACCGAACAGGAACAGCCCGGTGAGGGCAGTGAGGACGAGGGAACAGCATGA